DNA sequence from the Streptomyces cinnabarinus genome:
ACGAGCGGGGAGCCCTGCGGGTAGCCGTCCGGAAGGGGGCGGGTGTCCAGGTAGAACCATTCGGCGCCGGGGCCCGGGAGGGTGTCCGGCTGCGGCAGGCTCTCGACCGGGGCCGGGACGGGTGCCGGGGCGGAGAGCGGAGCCTTGCCGGTGCCGGACGGCTTGCCCGGCATCAGCAGCTCCACCCGCAGTCCCTGCGCCCGCTGCTGGGCGGTGAACTCCTCGACCTGGCCGCGGCAGGCGTGGTCGAGATGGGTCACCGCGGTCAGGTCCAGGCGGATCCGCGGCTTGCCGGCCGCCGCGGCGGCCTCCAGCGCCTCGATCACCTGGGGCAGCCGCAGGAAGGTGGCGTTGCCCGCCATGACGACCTTGGCGGTGTCCTCCTCCAGGTGCTGCCGGATCACGGTCTGCGACATGCGCAGCGCGGCCAGCACGATCCCGGCGAGGAGCCCGATGATCACGCCCTCCAGCAGGGCCGTCGCGACGATCACCAGCGTGGTCACGGTCATCACCGCGAACTCGCCCCGGTCCTGCCGCCACATCTTCGGGAACTCCGCGGGCGCGAACAGCTTCCAGCCGCTGTGCACGAGGACCCCGGCGAGCACCGAGATCGGGATCAGCGCGAGGACCTGGGGCAGCAGCAGCGCGAAGGCGAGCAGCCACAGGCCGTGCAGGGTACGGGAGATCCGGGTCTGCGCACCGGCCTGGACGTTCGCCGAACTGCGGGCGACCACCGCCGTGATGGGCAGCGCGCCCAGCAGCCCGGCCAGGGTGTTGCCGGTGCCCTGGGCGATCAGCTCGGTGTTGTAGCGGGTGCGCGGACCGCTGTGCATACGGTCCACGGCGGCCGCGGTGAACAGGCTCTCCGCCGAGGCGATGACCGTGAAGGTGAGGATCGACGTGATGATCGCCGCGTCGGCCAGACCCGCGAACTGCCCGGCGCCCGGCATCTGTACGGCGGCGGTCAGATCGCCGACCTGGAGGGTCTTCACCTCGACGCCCGGCAGCGCGGCGACCGCGCAGCCGATGCCGACGGCGATCAGCGCGGCCGGGAACTTCCCGAGCGGCCCCGGCACCTTCTTCCAGACGAAGGCCAGCACGATGGTGAGGACACCGAGCCCGGCGGCGGTCAGGGCCTGCCGGTCCGCCAGGACGTCGCCCAGCAGACCGGGCAGGCCGCTCATGTTCTCGATCGGGGTGCCCGGGGCCTTGGCGTCGGTCATCGGGTAGAGCTGGCCGATCATCAGCGGCAGTCCGATGCCGGCCAGCATGCCCTGGACCACGGCGAGCGAGATCGCCTGGAACATCCGGCCGAGCCGGACCAGACCGAGGACGATCTGGAGGATGCCGGAGAAGAGCACGATCACGCCCAGCATGGCCAGTCCGTGCTCCGCGACGGTCTCCGCGACCAGCGCGGCGAGTCCCGCCGCCGGCCCGCTGACCTGGAGCGTGCTGCCCCGGATCGCGCCCACCACCAGCCCGCCGATGACCCCGGAGACGATCCCGAGCTCGGCCGGGACCCCCGAGGCGACGGCCACGCCGATGCACAGCGGCAGGGCGACGAGGAACACGACGAGGGAGGCCGTGATCTCGGTGCCGATGTCGACCTTCCCGCCCTTCCCCGCACCGGCCCGGACGGCACCACCGGAGCGGACGGCACCACCGGCCCCGGGGGCATCTCCGGCCCCGGCGGCATCACCGGCCTGCCCGCCGCCCCCCGCCCGAGCGGCCGCCCCACCCGGCTCGATGCCCCCGCCGCCCTCGACCCGAACGGTGCCCCCGGACCGCCCGCCCCCTCCCCGGGCGGTCCCCCGACCCCGTCCCGGCCCCCGTCCCGACCCGCGTCCCCTCGCATGCGCCCCGCTCATCCGGAATGCACCCGGAAGCTGTCGTCGGCGTCGAGTTCGTGCAGCCGGCCGGTGTCGACCTCGTAGTACCAGCCGTGCAGCCGCAGGTCGCCCCGGGTCAGGCGGCGCCGTACCACCGGGTGACTGCGCAGCGCGGCGAGCTGGTTGACGACGTTGCGCTGGGCCACGCCGGACAGCGACGGATCGGCGCCGCCGGTGGTGAGCACCTCGGCGAGTCCCGGCCGGGCCGACTCCAGCCAGGCGTCCACGCCGGGCAGCGCGGACAGGTCGTCGCCCGAGGAGAGCGCGCCCATCGCGCCGCAGTGTGAGTGACCGCACACGACGATGTCCTGAACCTCCAGCACGTCGAGCGCGTATTCGACGGTGGCGGCCTCGCCGGAGGCTCCCGGTTGCCCGTAGGGCGGCACGATATTTCCCGCGTTACGCAGCTCGAATATCTCTCCGGGCCGGGCGCCGGTGATCAGTGCGGGTATGACCCGTGAGTCCGAGCAGGTAATGAAGAGTGCCTCGGGATATTGCCCCTCGGCCAGTTTCCGATATTCATCGCTCTCGAAATCGACCCGTCGCCCGAACGCACGGGCGCGGTCCAGCAATGCCTTCAACGCAGTCTCCTCCAAGGCGAGTTCGGCCAGATGACCACAGCGTATGAGGGCGCACACCAGACGAAGGTTAAGAGAACACCAGAGCCCGGACAGGGGGCGGACATTTCTTGCCCGAAACACCGGACGACACATCTGAGAAATCGCTTTCTGAGCGGCTCGTCACACCGGGCCTCTTTTGCGCGACGCGGCGTTGAAACTGCTTGTAGGTTGGCAACT
Encoded proteins:
- a CDS encoding SulP family inorganic anion transporter, translating into MSGAHARGRGSGRGPGRGRGTARGGGGRSGGTVRVEGGGGIEPGGAAARAGGGGQAGDAAGAGDAPGAGGAVRSGGAVRAGAGKGGKVDIGTEITASLVVFLVALPLCIGVAVASGVPAELGIVSGVIGGLVVGAIRGSTLQVSGPAAGLAALVAETVAEHGLAMLGVIVLFSGILQIVLGLVRLGRMFQAISLAVVQGMLAGIGLPLMIGQLYPMTDAKAPGTPIENMSGLPGLLGDVLADRQALTAAGLGVLTIVLAFVWKKVPGPLGKFPAALIAVGIGCAVAALPGVEVKTLQVGDLTAAVQMPGAGQFAGLADAAIITSILTFTVIASAESLFTAAAVDRMHSGPRTRYNTELIAQGTGNTLAGLLGALPITAVVARSSANVQAGAQTRISRTLHGLWLLAFALLLPQVLALIPISVLAGVLVHSGWKLFAPAEFPKMWRQDRGEFAVMTVTTLVIVATALLEGVIIGLLAGIVLAALRMSQTVIRQHLEEDTAKVVMAGNATFLRLPQVIEALEAAAAAGKPRIRLDLTAVTHLDHACRGQVEEFTAQQRAQGLRVELLMPGKPSGTGKAPLSAPAPVPAPVESLPQPDTLPGPGAEWFYLDTRPLPDGYPQGSPLVG
- a CDS encoding carbonic anhydrase — translated: MKALLDRARAFGRRVDFESDEYRKLAEGQYPEALFITCSDSRVIPALITGARPGEIFELRNAGNIVPPYGQPGASGEAATVEYALDVLEVQDIVVCGHSHCGAMGALSSGDDLSALPGVDAWLESARPGLAEVLTTGGADPSLSGVAQRNVVNQLAALRSHPVVRRRLTRGDLRLHGWYYEVDTGRLHELDADDSFRVHSG